The Acetivibrio saccincola genome window below encodes:
- a CDS encoding S-layer homology domain-containing protein produces MTRAEFTAMVVNIFKEEKEVEGNNFKDVNKDDWFYNAVSYAASEGLIAGYEDGTFRPMENMQRQDAAVLVSRLFEVGFFEGAPEFTFKDEETFPKYLYQSIKNLASHEIARGYPDGTFRPFNLITRAEAVQMLDVVLKYIEIPEKTPPLAPPETPRPTVTPKPTSTPISTPSPTPTTPKGGSTGGTKSTPTPEPTPVNNAPIFISTPVEEVVLNMVEGNREIIDLTKWTVVQLCDTNDDIPNWVHSEPTKAMQTRNANPSVLLSDIQVDKCIVNGKWRVDTSKDDDLMGFVFGYQDEGHFYLFDWKQTTQMWKGNNCEQGMSVKVINTDTPILDGDLWMSEGNERVKVIYRNTIPYKDFEDYEFTLKFSGNGHFNIIIRHDDVVLDDISLYDDTYTTGKFGFYNYSQEMVVYEGFTTEEMSEGVYIYNAEAYDEDGDDLKYTLINGPEGMTVDSETGEVKWFVTSLNRGIYDVSIKVEDTKGAYDIQEFKISIVEPTEEPTPEPTPEPTPEPTPDPDYEKQ; encoded by the coding sequence GTGACTAGGGCAGAATTTACAGCTATGGTTGTAAACATTTTTAAAGAAGAAAAAGAGGTAGAAGGAAATAATTTCAAAGATGTAAACAAAGATGACTGGTTTTATAATGCAGTATCTTATGCAGCAAGTGAAGGTTTAATAGCCGGATATGAAGATGGAACCTTCAGACCAATGGAAAATATGCAAAGGCAGGATGCAGCAGTACTTGTATCAAGGCTTTTTGAAGTGGGTTTTTTTGAGGGTGCGCCTGAATTTACATTCAAAGATGAGGAAACATTTCCAAAGTATTTATATCAGAGCATAAAAAACCTTGCATCCCATGAAATAGCCAGAGGTTACCCTGATGGAACTTTCAGGCCGTTTAATTTAATAACAAGAGCAGAAGCAGTTCAAATGTTAGATGTTGTTCTAAAATACATTGAGATACCTGAAAAGACGCCACCTTTAGCTCCGCCTGAAACACCAAGACCAACGGTGACGCCAAAGCCAACATCTACGCCGATTTCAACACCAAGTCCGACACCAACAACTCCTAAAGGGGGTAGTACGGGAGGAACTAAGTCAACGCCAACACCGGAACCAACACCTGTTAATAATGCTCCTATATTTATAAGTACACCTGTTGAAGAAGTTGTTCTTAATATGGTAGAGGGCAACAGGGAAATAATAGATTTAACTAAATGGACTGTGGTTCAGTTATGTGATACAAATGATGATATTCCAAATTGGGTGCATTCTGAGCCGACAAAAGCAATGCAGACAAGAAATGCAAACCCATCAGTACTATTAAGTGATATTCAGGTGGATAAATGTATAGTTAACGGTAAATGGAGAGTTGATACATCAAAGGATGACGACCTTATGGGTTTTGTTTTTGGTTATCAGGATGAAGGACATTTTTATCTCTTTGATTGGAAGCAGACTACCCAAATGTGGAAAGGAAATAACTGTGAACAAGGAATGAGTGTAAAAGTAATTAATACCGACACGCCTATTTTAGATGGAGATTTATGGATGTCGGAGGGGAATGAAAGGGTTAAAGTAATTTATCGCAATACCATTCCATATAAGGATTTTGAAGACTATGAGTTTACTTTGAAGTTTTCAGGTAATGGGCATTTTAATATAATTATAAGACATGATGATGTTGTGTTGGATGATATTTCATTGTACGATGATACCTACACTACAGGAAAATTTGGATTTTACAATTATTCGCAAGAAATGGTTGTTTATGAAGGTTTTACAACTGAAGAGATGTCAGAGGGAGTTTATATATATAATGCTGAGGCCTATGATGAAGACGGTGATGATTTAAAGTACACTTTAATAAATGGTCCTGAAGGAATGACCGTTGACAGTGAAACGGGGGAAGTAAAATGGTTTGTTACTTCTTTAAACAGAGGGATATACGATGTCAGTATTAAAGTTGAAGATACAAAAGGAGCTTATGATATTCAAGAATTTAAGATAAGTATAGTTGAACCAACAGAAGAACCAACGCCTGAACCAACACCAGAGCCAACACCAGAACCTACTCCGGATCCGGATTATGAAAAACAATAA
- a CDS encoding DUF6531 domain-containing protein translates to MEHISAEFNNQPVELDETGIGTFVADTAGMFEVVAKAYDAAGNEGYASKELFVKEEGDKVPPEAFIESPLEYTKIHEPVEIIGTAYDENLVKYILEYSQSGKDRYIKFAEGTKSVKNDVLGIFDPTMMRNGQYDIRLSVYDSGGYVSVYNVSYIVEGEMKVGNFTISFEDLTVPMAGLPISIARNYDSRNKSKGDFGIGWSLEYKYVRIEQNMKPGENWRHEESGGVFSRVYNLYEIKPHNITVTYPDGKVDEFRVAVSPSMQPFAPIQEVSVSFVAKKGTFSKLEALDEDKVAYVVGNELRNFDMECYNPQRYKLTTREGTVLILNMNSGLESVTDINGNTITYTKDGITHSGGKSVTFERDREGRITKITEPMGNSINYEYDYYGDLVKVTDQEGHVTRFTYNSNHGLIDIIDPRGVKAVRNEYDDDGRIIAHIDAEGNRIEYSRDIGARQEIVTDRMGNVTVFSYDEKGNILKKVDAMGNTTSYTYDENGNMLTETEPLGNTITYTYDENNNVTSFTDAMGNKTEYTYNAKGQVLTETDPMGNTKINEYDSKGNLIKVTNPLGNTTFFEYDSKGNLTKMTDSKGNTTSHTYDSYGNVIRKISADGTETVYTYDSAGKCLTETIKIGEEEITQHMSMTKKDALQKLLMHMGILQP, encoded by the coding sequence GTGGAACACATTAGTGCTGAATTTAATAATCAACCTGTTGAATTGGATGAAACAGGTATTGGTACTTTTGTCGCTGATACTGCAGGCATGTTTGAGGTTGTGGCAAAAGCATACGATGCTGCAGGAAATGAAGGATATGCAAGTAAAGAATTATTTGTAAAAGAAGAAGGAGATAAAGTGCCTCCTGAAGCTTTTATAGAAAGTCCTTTGGAGTATACAAAGATACATGAGCCTGTAGAAATTATAGGCACCGCTTACGATGAAAACCTTGTAAAATACATTCTTGAATATTCCCAGTCAGGTAAAGACCGGTATATAAAGTTTGCAGAAGGCACAAAAAGTGTTAAGAATGATGTACTTGGTATTTTTGATCCAACAATGATGAGAAACGGGCAATATGACATTAGATTATCTGTATATGATTCAGGCGGCTATGTATCTGTTTATAATGTTTCGTATATAGTTGAGGGAGAAATGAAAGTTGGAAACTTTACAATAAGTTTTGAAGACTTAACAGTTCCAATGGCAGGATTGCCTATATCAATTGCAAGAAATTATGACAGCCGGAATAAATCCAAAGGTGATTTTGGTATTGGCTGGTCATTAGAATATAAGTATGTACGTATTGAGCAAAACATGAAACCCGGGGAGAACTGGAGACATGAAGAAAGTGGGGGAGTATTCAGCAGGGTTTACAATTTGTATGAGATAAAACCCCATAATATAACTGTAACTTATCCTGACGGAAAAGTTGATGAATTTAGAGTAGCTGTTTCACCAAGTATGCAGCCGTTTGCTCCCATACAAGAAGTAAGTGTATCATTTGTTGCAAAAAAAGGCACATTTTCAAAACTTGAGGCTTTAGATGAAGATAAAGTTGCTTATGTAGTGGGTAATGAATTAAGAAATTTTGACATGGAGTGTTATAACCCTCAAAGATATAAACTTACTACACGGGAGGGTACTGTTTTAATATTAAATATGAACAGTGGTCTGGAAAGTGTTACAGATATTAACGGTAACACCATTACATATACAAAAGACGGAATTACACACTCAGGAGGCAAAAGTGTAACTTTTGAAAGGGACAGAGAAGGAAGGATAACCAAAATAACAGAACCTATGGGTAACAGTATAAATTATGAATATGATTATTACGGAGATTTAGTAAAAGTAACGGATCAGGAAGGCCATGTTACAAGATTTACGTATAATTCAAACCATGGTTTGATAGATATTATTGATCCAAGAGGAGTTAAAGCAGTACGGAATGAATATGATGACGATGGAAGAATTATTGCACATATTGACGCTGAGGGCAACAGGATAGAATATTCCAGAGACATAGGTGCAAGGCAGGAAATAGTAACGGATAGAATGGGTAATGTAACTGTATTTTCATATGATGAAAAGGGGAATATATTAAAGAAAGTTGATGCAATGGGAAACACCACATCTTACACATATGATGAGAATGGTAATATGCTGACAGAAACTGAGCCTCTTGGAAATACTATTACATATACATATGATGAAAATAATAATGTGACTTCTTTCACTGATGCAATGGGAAATAAGACTGAATATACTTATAATGCCAAAGGTCAGGTGCTTACAGAAACAGATCCAATGGGAAATACCAAAATAAATGAATACGATTCAAAAGGCAATTTGATAAAAGTAACGAATCCTTTAGGAAATACAACATTTTTTGAATATGATTCAAAAGGGAATTTGACTAAAATGACAGACTCTAAAGGAAATACCACAAGCCATACTTATGATTCCTATGGAAATGTAATCCGAAAAATAAGTGCAGACGGAACTGAAACAGTTTATACTTATGATTCTGCAGGAAAATGTCTGACAGAAACCATAAAGATAGGAGAAGAAGAAATAACACAACATATGAGTATGACAAAAAAGGACGCCTTACAAAAATTATTGATGCATATGGGAATTCTACAACCATAG
- a CDS encoding RHS repeat-associated core domain-containing protein — protein sequence MSDRNHKDRRRRNNTTYEYDKKGRLTKIIDAYGNSTTIEYNPIGKKSAETDSLGRRTEYIYDIYGNLEKTIYPDGTEEKFTYDKEGNRLTYTDRAGNVTKYFYDKLGRLVKKVNPDGSFTETEYDVNGRKIKEIDALGNVTTYEYDKAGNNISVTDALGNTTFYEYDGNGNITKIIDARGNEINYEYDETGARTKSINAEGNTPLGQRATVTDNRGTTKFEYDVMGRLIKETGPDGISIEYTYDAAGNKTGVKVPSGTTTYTYDKLNRLSTVTDPDGGVTTYIYDEVGNRTGVTYPNGTKMLYTYDELNRLVELVNQDANGEIISSYKYTLGPAGSRIKIEEHTGRVIEYEYDNTYKLLKETINNPDGTIREISYTYDAVGNRLTKTDDGNTVNYTYDENNRLISEGENVYTYDNNGNTLSKKNETETILYTYGYDNRLVSVVTTNQTGTSTVEYVYDVDGIRVGKIVDDAKFSRYTVDKNTDYAKVLEERNEKGKLIVSYVHGDDLISQKRGDVKSYYHFDGLGSTRALTNSNGEVTDTYTYDAFGNLIEKTGDTENEFLYTGEQYDANIGFYYLRARYMNPAIGRFTTMDPFEGFIQDPYSLHKYLYAHANPVMNIDPSGNFTLVSSLLGKSLAVSISLNTIFTTINVFYQGIFNDIYYTPKQLIKDYSIDVITGAVGGLASHFIGVGFVNGKGLSFGGRIIQGMISGGASSFLVALTDEMLRGNAYDAFLEWAITGETIEVGKMGNRIVYATFSGVFFGAIFTIVDEAHTTRVFDVENVYTKTIKERSSKTPYDSAAGVTAVVTSRSFAEVLIERFKESVEEWFGWSFD from the coding sequence ATGTCTGACAGAAACCATAAAGATAGGAGAAGAAGAAATAACACAACATATGAGTATGACAAAAAAGGACGCCTTACAAAAATTATTGATGCATATGGGAATTCTACAACCATAGAATATAATCCTATTGGTAAGAAGTCTGCTGAAACTGATAGTTTGGGAAGGCGTACTGAATATATATATGATATTTATGGAAATTTAGAAAAAACCATTTATCCTGACGGAACGGAAGAAAAATTTACTTACGATAAAGAGGGCAACAGACTAACTTACACTGACAGGGCCGGAAATGTTACCAAATACTTTTACGACAAACTTGGAAGATTGGTTAAAAAGGTTAATCCTGACGGCAGTTTTACAGAGACGGAATACGATGTCAATGGACGTAAAATCAAAGAAATTGATGCGCTTGGAAATGTTACAACCTATGAATATGATAAAGCAGGTAACAATATTTCCGTTACGGATGCATTAGGAAATACTACTTTTTACGAGTACGACGGCAATGGAAATATAACCAAAATAATTGATGCAAGAGGAAATGAAATAAATTATGAGTATGATGAAACGGGAGCAAGGACAAAGAGTATTAATGCAGAAGGAAATACTCCTTTAGGTCAAAGGGCAACAGTAACAGACAATAGGGGAACTACAAAATTTGAATATGATGTTATGGGAAGACTTATAAAAGAAACCGGTCCCGATGGAATAAGCATTGAATATACTTACGATGCAGCAGGAAACAAAACCGGTGTCAAAGTTCCGTCCGGGACAACAACCTATACTTATGATAAGTTAAATAGGCTTTCTACAGTGACGGATCCTGACGGGGGAGTGACAACATACATATATGATGAAGTGGGCAACAGAACTGGTGTTACCTATCCTAACGGAACAAAGATGCTATATACCTATGATGAACTTAACAGATTGGTAGAGCTTGTAAACCAAGATGCCAACGGGGAGATTATTTCATCTTACAAATATACATTAGGACCTGCAGGTAGCAGAATAAAAATTGAAGAACATACCGGAAGAGTTATAGAATATGAGTATGATAATACTTATAAACTGTTAAAAGAAACTATAAATAATCCTGATGGAACTATACGTGAAATAAGCTATACTTATGATGCTGTAGGAAACAGGCTGACTAAGACGGATGACGGAAACACTGTGAATTATACTTATGATGAAAATAACAGGCTTATTTCAGAAGGTGAAAATGTCTATACTTATGACAATAATGGAAACACTCTTTCAAAGAAAAATGAGACAGAGACAATATTATATACCTATGGATATGATAACAGGCTTGTAAGTGTAGTTACAACCAACCAGACCGGTACATCAACTGTTGAATATGTTTATGACGTGGACGGGATAAGAGTTGGAAAAATAGTTGACGATGCAAAATTTAGCAGATATACTGTAGATAAAAATACAGATTATGCGAAAGTTTTAGAAGAAAGAAATGAAAAAGGCAAGCTTATAGTTAGTTATGTTCATGGGGATGATCTTATAAGCCAAAAAAGAGGAGATGTTAAAAGCTACTATCACTTTGATGGTTTAGGAAGTACAAGGGCTCTGACAAATAGCAACGGAGAAGTAACTGATACATACACATATGATGCTTTTGGAAATCTAATTGAAAAAACAGGCGATACAGAGAATGAGTTTTTGTACACAGGAGAACAGTATGATGCTAACATAGGATTCTACTACTTAAGAGCAAGGTACATGAATCCGGCTATAGGAAGATTTACAACAATGGATCCGTTTGAAGGATTTATACAAGATCCATACAGCTTGCACAAGTACCTATATGCCCATGCAAATCCTGTAATGAATATTGACCCTTCGGGTAACTTTACTTTAGTTAGTTCGTTATTGGGTAAATCATTAGCAGTAAGCATTAGTTTAAACACTATATTTACAACAATTAATGTGTTTTACCAAGGAATATTTAACGACATATATTATACTCCAAAACAGTTAATTAAAGATTACAGTATTGATGTAATAACAGGTGCTGTGGGTGGATTGGCAAGTCATTTTATAGGAGTTGGATTTGTTAATGGTAAAGGTTTAAGTTTTGGAGGGCGTATTATACAGGGAATGATTTCAGGAGGTGCCAGTTCGTTTCTTGTTGCACTGACAGATGAAATGTTAAGAGGCAATGCATATGATGCTTTTTTAGAATGGGCAATTACCGGTGAGACTATAGAAGTAGGAAAAATGGGAAATAGAATTGTATACGCAACTTTTTCCGGTGTGTTTTTCGGAGCAATTTTTACTATTGTTGATGAGGCGCATACTACCAGAGTTTTTGATGTAGAAAATGTTTATACAAAAACTATAAAAGAAAGATCATCAAAGACGCCTTACGATTCTGCAGCAGGAGTTACAGCAGTTGTAACATCCAGATCTTTTGCTGAAGTTCTAATAGAAAGATTTAAAGAATCAGTAGAAGAATGGTTTGGGTGGAGTTTTGATTAG
- a CDS encoding anti-sigma factor domain-containing protein: protein MDNFISEFTPFIKKEVIKFTKKPFEIENTFEFSVAVLAFKEAIDYYSKNQHLSFLDFSSLLIRKRLLDYVKFSNGKKTFSISNFEKKHLHLIEQLHLPEQNKYHKEYTMLYEISIFKKMLKPFKISDENLLKYSPRNDIIKHKCFKVAEEILKNNDLLEDILTKKIYPVSKLQKITQVKKRDIRYHKGFIVSAVLIFSSKLDTLKGYINNFLDEKFEKTGVLIAMKENYGIVVTKEFLFLSIPKKPSMAIGQTLEFKSFYLSIIKGVSHDIVIKVLIIIAILSMSAAFLFSFLAQLFLV from the coding sequence ATGGATAACTTTATATCTGAATTTACCCCTTTTATTAAAAAAGAAGTAATAAAATTTACAAAAAAGCCTTTTGAAATAGAAAATACTTTTGAATTTAGTGTTGCTGTTTTAGCATTTAAAGAGGCCATTGATTACTATAGTAAAAACCAGCATTTAAGCTTTTTGGATTTTTCTTCTTTATTGATAAGAAAGCGTCTTTTAGACTATGTAAAATTCAGCAATGGAAAAAAAACATTTTCTATTTCCAATTTTGAAAAAAAGCATTTACATTTAATTGAACAACTGCATCTACCGGAACAAAACAAGTACCATAAAGAGTATACCATGTTATATGAAATAAGTATATTTAAAAAAATGCTTAAACCTTTTAAAATATCTGATGAAAATCTTCTCAAGTATTCACCAAGAAATGACATAATAAAACATAAATGTTTTAAAGTGGCGGAAGAAATTTTGAAAAATAATGATTTATTGGAGGATATTTTAACTAAGAAAATTTATCCCGTGTCAAAACTGCAAAAAATTACACAAGTCAAAAAAAGGGACATTAGGTATCATAAAGGGTTTATTGTTTCTGCCGTTTTAATTTTTTCCTCAAAATTAGATACTTTAAAAGGATATATTAATAATTTCTTAGATGAAAAATTTGAAAAAACCGGGGTACTTATAGCAATGAAAGAAAATTATGGTATTGTAGTTACTAAAGAGTTTCTCTTTTTATCAATACCAAAAAAGCCTTCCATGGCAATTGGTCAAACCTTGGAATTTAAATCTTTTTATCTCTCTATAATAAAAGGTGTATCTCATGATATAGTAATAAAAGTGTTGATTATTATTGCTATATTATCAATGAGCGCTGCTTTTTTGTTCAGTTTTTTGGCTCAGCTTTTTCTGGTCTAA
- a CDS encoding 3-isopropylmalate dehydrogenase has translation MKKYNIGVIPGDGTGPEVVRESVKVLEAVSKKHNFQVDLEYYDLGGDRYLKTGEVLTDSDIEKIKSRDAVLLGAIGHPDVAPGILEKGILLRLRFELDQYINLRPVILYEGVDTPLKDKGPEDIDFVVVRENTEGLYAGGGGFLKKGTPDEIAIQESINTRKGVERCIRFAFEYARKRNKGKKVTLCGKTNVLTFAFDLWERVFYEVAKEYPDIETDYCHVDATCMWMVKNPEFFDVIVTDNMFGDIITDLGAVIQGGMGIAAGGNINPEGVSMYEPIGGSAPKYTGKNVINPLAAIAAGQMMLEQLGEVKAAEDIENAIKKAVKNDIKDLGAGKMGYGTDEVGDLIVSYL, from the coding sequence ATGAAAAAGTACAATATCGGAGTTATACCTGGTGACGGTACAGGACCTGAAGTTGTCCGGGAAAGTGTTAAAGTTTTAGAAGCAGTCAGCAAAAAGCATAATTTCCAAGTGGATTTAGAGTATTACGACTTAGGTGGGGACAGATATTTAAAAACTGGGGAAGTATTAACTGACAGTGATATTGAAAAAATAAAATCAAGGGATGCTGTTTTGCTTGGTGCAATAGGACATCCTGATGTAGCCCCTGGTATTTTGGAAAAAGGTATACTGTTAAGGCTGCGTTTTGAGCTTGACCAGTACATCAATTTAAGACCTGTTATCCTTTATGAAGGAGTGGACACTCCTTTAAAAGACAAAGGACCTGAGGATATTGACTTTGTTGTTGTAAGGGAAAATACAGAAGGTCTGTATGCAGGAGGAGGAGGCTTTTTAAAGAAGGGTACTCCTGATGAAATTGCAATCCAGGAATCAATAAACACCCGTAAAGGTGTTGAAAGATGTATAAGGTTTGCATTTGAGTATGCAAGAAAGAGAAATAAAGGTAAAAAAGTAACGCTATGCGGAAAAACCAATGTTTTAACATTTGCATTTGATTTATGGGAAAGAGTATTTTATGAAGTGGCAAAAGAATATCCTGATATAGAGACAGATTACTGCCATGTTGATGCTACATGTATGTGGATGGTTAAAAATCCTGAATTCTTTGACGTTATTGTGACAGACAATATGTTTGGGGATATTATAACTGACCTTGGAGCAGTTATCCAGGGAGGAATGGGAATAGCTGCCGGCGGTAACATAAATCCTGAGGGAGTATCAATGTATGAGCCTATAGGAGGTTCAGCGCCAAAATATACAGGTAAAAATGTTATAAACCCACTTGCAGCAATAGCAGCAGGACAAATGATGCTGGAACAGCTAGGAGAAGTTAAGGCAGCAGAAGATATAGAAAATGCCATTAAGAAGGCTGTTAAAAATGATATTAAAGACTTAGGCGCAGGCAAAATGGGTTATGGAACTGATGAAGTGGGCGACCTTATTGTAAGTTACCTGTAA
- the lexA gene encoding transcriptional repressor LexA translates to MVKVSVDFNFLTSKQKKVYTAIESFIKENGMPPTVREIGELIGEKTPGAVQGILNRLEEKGVIRRQPRVARSIQLVQENSNYADHVYLPLIKKISQRNVDDLLNMYNIVKYYPVPAHLFENAENHFIIQCPDNSLLDSGISYEDTLVIDMKPDLKDGDIVLLMYENLTILRYYSPHEDSDKVVLKADSDLIGKEVFSRDEIKIIGKMVAKFTKY, encoded by the coding sequence ATGGTTAAAGTGTCTGTGGATTTTAATTTCTTAACTTCAAAACAAAAAAAGGTCTATACTGCAATCGAATCATTCATCAAGGAAAATGGAATGCCTCCTACCGTAAGGGAAATAGGCGAATTAATTGGTGAGAAAACACCTGGAGCTGTACAAGGTATACTAAACAGGCTTGAAGAAAAAGGTGTTATAAGGAGGCAGCCAAGAGTAGCAAGATCTATCCAGCTTGTACAAGAAAACTCAAACTATGCCGACCACGTATATCTGCCGCTAATCAAAAAAATAAGCCAACGTAATGTAGACGACCTGCTCAATATGTACAACATCGTCAAGTACTATCCTGTACCGGCTCATTTGTTTGAAAATGCCGAAAATCATTTTATAATCCAATGTCCTGACAACAGTCTTTTGGACAGTGGCATCTCCTATGAAGACACTTTAGTAATTGACATGAAACCAGACCTTAAAGACGGGGATATAGTACTACTTATGTATGAAAACCTTACTATCCTAAGGTATTATAGCCCTCACGAAGACTCAGACAAAGTTGTTTTAAAAGCTGACAGCGATTTAATTGGAAAGGAAGTATTTAGTAGAGATGAAATAAAAATAATAGGTAAAATGGTTGCTAAATTCACCAAATACTAA
- the folE gene encoding GTP cyclohydrolase I FolE, with translation MIDKERVKAAVREILIAIGEDPDREGLVETPDRVARMYEEIFAGLYTDPKDCIKVFQENTHEEMILVKDIPMYSVCEHHLLPFVGVAHVVYIPRKGKILGLSKLARIVDIIAKKPQLQERLTSEVADIIMNSINPLGVAVVVEAEHLCMTMRGVKKPGSKTVTSALRGIIKTDARTRSEVMSLINGL, from the coding sequence ATGATTGATAAAGAACGTGTAAAGGCAGCTGTCAGAGAGATACTTATAGCTATTGGAGAAGATCCTGATAGAGAAGGACTGGTGGAAACACCTGACAGGGTGGCAAGAATGTATGAAGAGATTTTTGCAGGGCTTTATACCGACCCTAAGGATTGCATTAAAGTGTTTCAGGAAAACACTCATGAAGAAATGATTCTTGTAAAAGACATTCCTATGTATTCGGTATGTGAACACCACCTGCTTCCCTTTGTAGGTGTTGCCCACGTGGTTTATATACCCAGAAAGGGCAAGATATTAGGCCTTAGCAAACTTGCCAGGATTGTAGATATTATTGCCAAAAAACCACAGCTTCAGGAGCGTTTGACCAGCGAAGTTGCAGATATAATTATGAACAGCATAAACCCATTGGGGGTTGCTGTAGTTGTTGAAGCGGAACATTTGTGTATGACAATGAGGGGTGTAAAGAAACCGGGGTCTAAAACCGTGACTTCAGCCTTAAGGGGCATAATAAAAACCGATGCCAGAACCAGGTCAGAGGTAATGTCACTTATAAACGGCCTGTAA
- a CDS encoding UPF0236 family transposase-like protein, whose translation MKKSNKKRKVLKNVRYFGGVYKNSEDLWLEVSEYIYKQYDVDFLETVYISGDGASWIRQGVNCLSKSKFVLDRYHLQKYVRVATTHLNDEAISQDLQEALNLSDKKMLTKVFKKIIEKTGDNENKIKAIKNAKRYILNNWDGIEIRSNRGIVGCSAEGHVSHVFSSRLSSRPKGWSRKGVEKMSKLIIYKKNGGKVYDIVMAQKQKKLASSRQEIQEKLIKELKKSSNRYESVWNSNLTVIHKGCKTGLYKELRRIIGICG comes from the coding sequence TTGAAAAAAAGTAATAAGAAGAGAAAAGTATTAAAGAATGTTCGATATTTTGGGGGAGTGTATAAGAATTCAGAAGATTTGTGGCTTGAAGTATCGGAATACATATATAAACAATATGACGTTGATTTTTTAGAGACGGTGTATATATCAGGAGATGGGGCGTCATGGATAAGGCAAGGAGTTAACTGTCTTTCAAAAAGTAAATTTGTACTTGATAGATACCATCTTCAAAAATACGTAAGAGTTGCGACCACACATTTAAATGATGAAGCAATAAGCCAAGATTTACAGGAGGCTTTGAATTTATCTGATAAAAAAATGCTAACAAAGGTTTTTAAAAAGATAATTGAAAAGACAGGCGATAATGAAAATAAAATAAAGGCTATAAAAAATGCAAAGCGATATATTTTAAATAATTGGGATGGTATAGAAATAAGGTCAAACAGAGGAATAGTGGGTTGTAGTGCTGAAGGTCATGTGAGTCATGTATTTTCATCCCGTTTAAGTTCAAGACCTAAAGGCTGGTCGAGAAAAGGTGTAGAAAAGATGTCAAAGCTAATAATATACAAGAAGAATGGCGGTAAGGTATATGACATAGTTATGGCACAAAAACAAAAAAAGTTAGCATCTAGTAGGCAAGAAATTCAGGAAAAATTAATTAAGGAATTAAAGAAGTCATCAAACAGGTATGAGAGTGTATGGAATAGTAATTTAACTGTTATTCATAAGGGGTGTAAAACTGGTTTATATAAAGAATTAAGGCGTATTATAGGTATATGCGGATAG